Below is a genomic region from Flavobacterium ginsengisoli.
TCGATGAGAAAGGCGAGAAAAGCATAATTCTTTGTCCAATATTTCATGAGGACGATCAGATAACATGGATGAAAGATTCGGACTATTTTTAATTTTGTTTTATTCCCTTGCGTCGATCAGTGCTTTTTGTGATTGGAAATTTTCGATATATTTACAAAAGAGAAATCCTGTTACTAATTTTAGAAGACAGCTTCTAATTCATTTATATTAATAGTACCAAATGCATATTATCTATCAAAGCCCCAAAATAATTATCCGCGAATTTTTGCCTGAGGAAAAACAGACATTCTTAGATCTTTTTGAAGATAATCAAGTGACGCAATATCTTCCTAATACTTCACCTGAAAGATATATCGAAATGTTTAGCGAACTGCTAGAAAATTATAAAAACAAAAATCTCAGCCGTTGGGCTATATTTGACCCTACCGATAATAGTTTTATAGGAATGTGTGTTGCCCGTATTTTTGTACACAATACAGATCAGATAGAGATTGGGTATGTGCTTAGTAGGGAATACTGGGGAAAAAGTATTGCTACAGAAGTATGCAGCGCTATAACGCAGTATTGTTTTGAAAATACAAATACAAATGAAGTGGTCGCTATAACAGATCTTGAGAACACTGGATCGCAAAATGTGTTGCAAAAAGTCGGGTTTAAGCGATTAAGCAATCTGATAAGAAATCAGGAGGAACTTGCTTATTTTAAAATAGAGAGATTATAATTTTATTTATGATGGTATTAAAACTTTAATTTGGTCCAAATGACTTTATAAAAGTATTTATTAAGATGTTGAATCGAATTCTGTCTCATCGAGGTAAATAGAATAAAGAAAAGCCTGAGATTATATAGTCTCAGGCTTTTCTTTATGCTTGGAAAATCTTTTCGTATTTTTTCGTTTTTAGAAAGTCATATTGCTTTTAGTTGCAGTCCTCTTTATTTGTTTTCTCGAATACAGGTTAAAATCACAATTAGCAAACTTAATATTGATGCAACTGTTCTTATGTTGTTCCAAAAATTCCAACGTCTTTCAAATATATTTCGCATTTGCTTTGTCGCTATTTCTGTAGAACTTGAAATGTCGAAAACTTCTAATTTGTTGTTCAGCGGAACGTTTACAAAAGCCGTTACCAGAAAAACACCTAATAAATACATTAGCGTTGCGGTAATCAAAAATATAAATGAGTTTTGATTGTAACGTGAAATACAGGCAATAACAAGCATTATTAAAGCACCAAAAAAGCAAGTGAAAAATAATGGATTTTGAATTTCTTTATTTATGTGCTCGCATAGCATTAAGAAATTCTTTATCGTTCAGTTTTCCTAAACCTAGCATAACAGAAACAGAGTAGGAAAAGAAAAGACCAGCCATTAAAGCAGTAAAAGTTGCCGCAATAATAAGTATGATATCAGTCAGTTTCATAGCCATTAATTAGAAATGCTAACCGCTTTTTTCAAATACTCTTTTGCTAAAACCTGTTGCAAAGCATGAAGTTCGCAACATCTGCGCGTGAAATTTTCAAATTGAGCCCTTTTAGATTCCCATCAAACCCAATTTTAAATTGATTGGTAATTTCTCCGTCTGTGAAAGCACTTGGTCTTACAATGGAATAATCCAAATCGCTGTTTAAAATATAGTGCTCCTGTAATTTATGATCTGCAAAAGCTTTTTTTAGCAACATTCCAAACATGATGTGTTTCCAGACAAAATTTAGGTTTGCGTAACTTTCGCCCATTCCTAATGTAGTTTGGCAAATCAATCTTTTTATTCCGGTATTTTCCATTGCTTCAATAATTGTTTTGGTTCCCGCGGCTCTGATTGTTCCTGTTCTACCATCACCTAAGGCGCACAAGACCGCATCTTGATTTTTTATTGCATTTTCTACTTGCTTGGCATTTAATACGTCTCCTTTATAAAGTATTAAATTGGTGTTGACTACATGTTGCATTTTTTCAGGATTACGAACAAAGGCTGTAACTTGGTGGCCTTGTGCTATTGCCTGTTTTACGAGTTCTTGACCTACTGTTCCTGTTGCTCCAAAAATTATAATTTTCATTTTATATCATTTTTTAAGTTAATGATACAAAGGTGCGACAGGGACTTTTTAGAAAATAGAATAAAAACGACAGTACTGTTATTGACTGAATTTTTTTGGTGTTTTGCCTGTAAATGCTTTAAACACTTTGATGAAATGTGATTGATCTGCAAAGCCATTTTCGTAAACTATATCAGTCAATTTTGTATAATTCTTTACGGACAATTGTTCCAATGAAGCTTGAAATTGCAATATTTGCGCAAACTGTTTGGGTGAAAGTCCAGTTTCTTTTAAAAATCTCCTTTCAAAAGTTCGTAGATTGATCTTTTGCTTCTCAGCAATGGCTCGAATAGGCACTTGTCCTTTTGCATCTATAATTTCTGCAATTGCCTGACGTATTTCTAGATCGAGATTTTGTTTTTTGGTTTCAAAATAATGTAGAAGCAGATTAGAAATAATGTCAATTTTTTCGTTTACAGTTTTGCATGAAATCAATTCCAGATTAAGTGCTGTAATTTTGTTGTCTGCATTGTCCAAATAATAGCAGTTATCATTTATGCTTTGTGGAAGAATACCAAAGAAGGTTTGCAAGACAAAAGGATACAGCTGAAAAACGAGAATAGAGTAAGATCCTGAAATTTCTAGCACAATTGGATTGATGGTTTGTCCGTAAACAAAAATTTCTGGCATTTTCTTATCATGAGGTTTTACCGTCAATCCATTTTCGGACTGATGAAACATCAAACCAGGAAAACCATCTGCAAAAAATGGCAAACTCGTTGTAGCTTTGTTCTCTTCGCTTTCAAATACCCAAATATTTTTTACAAAAAGCGAAATAGATTTATCTGGTATTATGGTTTGAAAATTCATTTTTGTCTTTGTAACAAGGGTTTTGTAGAATAATCGCTTGAATTTTTCATGCTAGAAATGGTTTGCATTTATGTTTATTCCAAATTAGCTCACTATCAAAAATAGCCATTTAGATTTAATTTTGTCATTGTTACTTTTCTGTTTACTAAACTGTGATTATAATTAATTATTTGTAAATAATTGAAATATAGTATGTTGGTTGCTTTTTTTGCTTAAATTTATATAAAAAAAGTAATATGGCTACAGCTATACTTAGAGAACATCCTGAACTGGCACTTTTTTTATGCTTGGCTCTTGGGTTTTTAATCGGGCGTATTAAAATAGGTACATTTAAAATTGGTGTAGTATTAGGGACTTTATTTGCTGGAGTGCTAATTGGCCAATTGGATATTGATATTCCTGATATTGTAAAAACTATTTTCTTTGACTTTTTCCTGTTTTCTACAGGATATAAAGTTGGTCCGCAATTTTTTCAAGGTTTTAAAAAGAATGCATTTCCGCAACTATTGCTCACTTTGGTGATTTGTTTGTCGTGTCTATTAGTGGCATATTCTGTCTCCACTTTTTTAGGTTATGATATAGGAACAGTTGCTGGATTATTGGCAGGTGCGTTTTCTGAATCAACTGTGATTGGAACAGCTTCAGATGCTATCAGCCACCTAAATCTTGCCGATGCAGAAAAAAGCCGATTAATCAATAATATTCCAGTAGCCTATTCTGTAACTTATCTCGTAGGAGCAGCGTCTTTTGTTTTCTTTCTAACCGAATTGCTCCAAAACTGCTTGGTATTAATTTAGTTGAAGAAAGCGATAAACTGGCCGAAACCATTTCTGGGGAAACTGAGTATGGTCCAGGAATGAAAAGCGCTTATCAGAGATGGATTATTCGAGCCTATAGAATAACCAACGAGAAATGGATAGGAATCAGTATAAGCGAGTTTGAAAGATTAATATCTAACAAGAATATTGTGATCCAAAGGATACGCCATAAGCATCAATTGCTAGACCCGAAACCCGATACTATAATTTATAAAGATGATGTTTTGGTTATTATGGGACAGCACGGAATCATTTTAGACAGTCTCTTTTCTATTGGTCCAGAAATCTTGGATGAGGATTTATTAAACTTCCCATTAGCACATTTAGATGTTACAATAACCAATAAAGCAATTGAAGGAATAACAGTAAAAGCTCTTCGAAAAGCCAGTTTTTATCATGGACTAATGCTAAACAAAATAACGAGAGAGAATCATGAAATACCACTTGAATCGAGAACAGTTTTAAATAGAGGTGATATTTTAAATCTTTCAGGTAGACCTGCAAAATTGGAAGAAGCAGCGAAAGAAATAGGTTATCTGGATCGTTTAACTCCAGAGACCGATATCATTTTTGTCGGTTTAGGTATTGTTCTTGGCGGACTTTTAGGTTTGCTTTCGGTAACATTATTTGGAGTTTCGGTAACTTTAACAACAAGCGGTGGTGCGTTGGTAATGGGATTAATTTTTGGTTGGCTACATTCAAGAACTCCAGTTTTTGGAAAAATTCCAGAACCCGCTTTGTGGATATTTGACAACGTTGGACTTGCAGCGTTTATTGGTCTTGTTGGTCTTGCAGCCGGTCCAAGTTTTATTTCAGGTCTTAAAGAAACCGGTTTTGGTATTTTGCTTGCCGGTGTAGCAGTTGCTTTAATCCCGCATATCATAGGAATGTATTTTGGAAGATATGTATTAAAAATAAACCCTCTAATCTTACTTGGCGCGCAAACAGGTGCAGGTACCTCAACAATCGGATTAAAAGCTGTTCAAGATGCAGTAGGAAGCAAGTTTCCAGTTTTAGGCTATACCATTCCGTACGCATTAGCTAATATATTATTGACCGCTTTTGGACCAATACTTGTTGGTATGATGTCTTGATGATACTAAATCAAATATCTCTATATTTAAAACTTATCTTAAACAGCCTTCAGGCTGTTTTTTTATGATTTATAATAACCTTTTTTAAGCTGGACTAAATAGTATAAGCGATTGATGTAGACGCTTTGTTTTCATGAAGTAGAACAATATGTTAAAAGATGAAAAAAGTTAATTGTTTACGGGAAAACGTACAAAAAAGTTGTTTTATTGAATTATTTTCGTACATATATGCTGTTTGAAGAAAAATATAATCTATCGCTGATTGACCCGAAGAATATTGTTTTATCTATTTAACCAAGTTGCTTAATTATTATAAATTTTGGTCGGAATAACTGAAACAGCGACCCTAAACTGACTGAAAGTAGGTAAATATAAACTAAATTATTATGAAAAATTTTACTTTTTTAATTGTTTTTTTATTTCTCGCAGTATTTAACGCAAATAGTCAAGCCACATCAAGTGGTTCAACGTTAACTATTAGCAATGTGGCAGGCACCGTTATTTACTATGAACATAATATAAATTTAGCTGGTGGGTATATAAATAGTTCTGGAGCTGGAGCACCATTAAACACTCCTATTAAAATTAAAATTTCGTCAGCTGGAACTAGCATTAATCCCTATTTTGTAACTGGTGAGTTAAATGGTGAATGTGATAGCTACTTAGCTGGTAGTATGAATGCTACAAATACCGAATTTATTACTACTTTAAATAACTGTTGCAACTCTGTAGCTGAAGGATTTGCAAATGGATTGCGTTTCGAAATTCCTATAAAATGTACTACTCCTGTTCAAGGCAGCTGTATTACGTATAATTTTTCTTCTGTTTGCAATCTATATTGCGCATCATTTTATTTACAAACAAATAATGCCATATGCA
It encodes:
- a CDS encoding NAD(P)-dependent oxidoreductase, which translates into the protein MKIIIFGATGTVGQELVKQAIAQGHQVTAFVRNPEKMQHVVNTNLILYKGDVLNAKQVENAIKNQDAVLCALGDGRTGTIRAAGTKTIIEAMENTGIKRLICQTTLGMGESYANLNFVWKHIMFGMLLKKAFADHKLQEHYILNSDLDYSIVRPSAFTDGEITNQFKIGFDGNLKGLNLKISRADVANFMLCNRF
- a CDS encoding T9SS type A sorting domain-containing protein; this translates as MKNFTFLIVFLFLAVFNANSQATSSGSTLTISNVAGTVIYYEHNINLAGGYINSSGAGAPLNTPIKIKISSAGTSINPYFVTGELNGECDSYLAGSMNATNTEFITTLNNCCNSVAEGFANGLRFEIPIKCTTPVQGSCITYNFSSVCNLYCASFYLQTNNAICKTKNYTAQIGFTDGTSTTITINFNANNTVFCFVKPISGILSSSFAGCNACNSGPSPERIAATADETESESKYEIIVSPNPTTSVLNFTGKNLGKYVISLFDSEGRVLIKDAKITSEINVEKFIKGIYVYVITDQNGFKQEGKIIKD
- a CDS encoding DUF1772 domain-containing protein; protein product: MLVIACISRYNQNSFIFLITATLMYLLGVFLVTAFVNVPLNNKLEVFDISSSTEIATKQMRNIFERRWNFWNNIRTVASILSLLIVILTCIRENK
- a CDS encoding helix-turn-helix domain-containing protein, with product MNFQTIIPDKSISLFVKNIWVFESEENKATTSLPFFADGFPGLMFHQSENGLTVKPHDKKMPEIFVYGQTINPIVLEISGSYSILVFQLYPFVLQTFFGILPQSINDNCYYLDNADNKITALNLELISCKTVNEKIDIISNLLLHYFETKKQNLDLEIRQAIAEIIDAKGQVPIRAIAEKQKINLRTFERRFLKETGLSPKQFAQILQFQASLEQLSVKNYTKLTDIVYENGFADQSHFIKVFKAFTGKTPKKFSQ
- a CDS encoding GNAT family N-acetyltransferase gives rise to the protein MHIIYQSPKIIIREFLPEEKQTFLDLFEDNQVTQYLPNTSPERYIEMFSELLENYKNKNLSRWAIFDPTDNSFIGMCVARIFVHNTDQIEIGYVLSREYWGKSIATEVCSAITQYCFENTNTNEVVAITDLENTGSQNVLQKVGFKRLSNLIRNQEELAYFKIERL
- a CDS encoding TrkA C-terminal domain-containing protein; this translates as MKSAYQRWIIRAYRITNEKWIGISISEFERLISNKNIVIQRIRHKHQLLDPKPDTIIYKDDVLVIMGQHGIILDSLFSIGPEILDEDLLNFPLAHLDVTITNKAIEGITVKALRKASFYHGLMLNKITRENHEIPLESRTVLNRGDILNLSGRPAKLEEAAKEIGYLDRLTPETDIIFVGLGIVLGGLLGLLSVTLFGVSVTLTTSGGALVMGLIFGWLHSRTPVFGKIPEPALWIFDNVGLAAFIGLVGLAAGPSFISGLKETGFGILLAGVAVALIPHIIGMYFGRYVLKINPLILLGAQTGAGTSTIGLKAVQDAVGSKFPVLGYTIPYALANILLTAFGPILVGMMS